GGGCCAGTCTGGACCGAACCTGGCACCACGCTGTCAGTAAAGACTGCTGGGATCTCCATTGACTGGATCCCTTCATAAATCTGGAGACTCTGGAGCTCCAGTCAACATTTCTGATCTGACGGTAGCACACCTTATTAACACGCACATGGGCACATCCAGTTATGCTTCATAATAcaaaacacatgaatgtttaatcAACCTTCCAATGCGGTCTCCGGATAACTTGATGGATCTAAACAGCAGGAGGTGGCTGTACTTACTCTCTTCAGGGGTACTGTGCTTCTGAACCAGTTGTAGTCAGGAGACACTTTGATCTCCTCCATCTGAGCTGTCACATGCAGGCGGGACTGAATCAGCTCGGAAAGCGCTCCCTCTCCTCCGGACAGCAAGCAGAACAAACCCCGCTGCTAGCTGCTAACGCTGCTCACAAATTCCCCGGGTCGGGCCGCCACTTCAGGCCGCTGCTGCCGTCCTGCTGCGGGTGGCGGTGAGTCACGGTGCCCGGGGGTGTTCATCCATGTCactgttgcatgttttttctaTCTTCAGGCTGGTCTTATGACTCTTTTTTACCTACTTCCGCAAAGCGTCTACCACGACTCACGCAAAAAGGTGCGTTTAGATACAACCGGAAATCGGAAAACAtagtttttttggggggctgCATCAACCAACCAGGGAACATTATCTTCCTAGTttcgttttttttaaatcaaaagattTTCGGCTGTGTTGCAGTTCTGTTAAACGATTACAACTACCCACAagtattaataatattttagtaTTGCAATATTTTAGAACTAAAAGAACCattgcatttacatttacatttttatttcgtctctaacttcttcttttttcttttttttttacataaaatgtccAAACCAGGAGCAATCGGTTATGTTTGAAATTCACTTCAAGTATATATCATTAATTCATAGCTGGTGCTACCTGAAGAAACTGGAAGACACATAAGTCCACATATTTAGACgaaaaacacttttcacattttaattttaaacgcTCAGATATTCTGATGTTACTGAACGCAACAAACTTTTCTAGTATTTGTATGTGGCCATCTTTGAAAGCCAAGAAATCTGACTACGTctgttaaacaaaaatgaacagtaCTTCATTTTTAGACACAATAAAAGTTATTATGACTGTgcttcaaatttcattttgccttttttgtgttggtttgaCAGGGCTAATCTTATACCGCCCTCTATTGCCCTAGAGCACTTCACTGTCTGACCAACAAAATAGgattttggaaaatgttctgCTACACTCCAGTCCAGATGGTGGCAGTAAATGCACCAAAAGCTGGTTTGTCTGCCGCCAATCAACAACAGAAGAAGCGGATAATCATGACTGTATGAAGGTAGTAACGGGCAGGCAGCATGGACGGTTCATATCAGCACGGACAGGCAGATGCTCCCCAGCATCATGTCTTCGGGGGAGGGATACAACAGCCCGCCTCAGAGCTGCCGAACCACACCGCTCCACCATGGATTCCTCCTACGGCTAACTTCCCCGCACCTCCTCCTGGGGGAGCAGGTTTCGGTACATCTCGGTTTCCCCTTCCTTATGGATACGACCCGTATGTCCCCCCGCCTAATTTTGTCTGTCCTCCACCGGGACACTTCCCGGGAATGGCGCCTCCCGCCCCTGGAAACACGCTCCGTAGCCCTGGAGTCCCTACGTTTCAGGCTGCGTCCCAGCAGCTCGGCGCCGCTCCTTTCCGGATAGACTGCGGACTCAGGCAGCGGGAGGACTACCGCGATGGAGGCCTCCCCTACCGGGGCTCATCGGGGCCCACCCAGCCTCATCCTCTGCAACGGGACAGCAGCTGGGAAACTGCAGCACACccagaggatgaggaggagctgcagaggaggcAGGACCGGCAGTGGTTAACCCGGTTCCTCCAGAGCCGAGGTGGACCTCCCGACACCCCGCAGGAGCAGCGGTCAGACCTCGGCTCTGTCCCCGTCATCAAAGAGGCTCTGTACGGCACAGCTCGGCTGCTCTCCCGGCTGAAGGagctctgtctctctctccagCACAATCTGCACTCAGACAGCGGCTGGTCTGAGTCCTATCAGATGGCTTTGCACGTAAAGAGAGAAGTTCAGGCCAAAGTTCAGAAACTCACTGACTCCCAGAGTTTAGATCTACTTAAAATTAAAGTGGCTCGCATAGAGAAGAGGAGGGCCCGGCGCCTGAGGGCCAAGAAGGACCGGCAGGTGGAGCAGTTGCTGGCAGAAGAACTCAGTACTGAGAAAGAGGCCTCCATAGACAAATGGAGGATGAGACAGATacaaaaagtagaagaaaagaagaaggtaaTATTGTGTTTATGTAGAGAAGGATGAAGATGAGGGTTTTGCTGAATGCCTTTGGTCCTCAGGAGCAGGAGCTGAAGCTGTCTGCAGACGCCGTCCTGTGTGAGGTGAGGAGGAAGCAGGCCGATGTGAAGAGGATGCAGGACATAATGAGATCTCTGGAGAAGCTGCGCCGGCTCAGGAAGGAGGCGGCGTCCAGGAAAGGTCGGGTTAAAgcttttctgctgtttattattgGCACAGAAGTTTAAGCCATTTTCCTCAGACATAATTCAGCTGTTGAACTGTTAAAATGTGATGGAAACTCACTGGTATTAGGTCAACTAGCAGATGATAGAGTCAGTTTTTAAGAGTCGGCACAAATCTGAGGTCTTCAGAGGGACCAGCGTTCACCATCATTCCCCCAGTTTCTCTCTTCATCTCCCAGTTAGAAAAGAAGTGAAGTATCCAGGAATTGGTCATAtaaaagacaagagaaacatccaaaatagaaaaaaaatctatatttatggTTGTAAAGATAGAAtcataaataacatttagacagtttatcagcaaaacaaaagttGATTTGAGGGTTACCATAGTTACTCTCCTGCAAAAAGATCTCCATTTCAGATTCATCCATAAACTTTAACATAATATCACTTCctgctataaaatgttttttggaaacattttcaaagctgGATCTTAAATAAGAATCTTTACTTCTTCCACTTTAAACTTTTGATCTGGTAGAAGTTGGTTTTCTAGCAGGGACCAAGAATCAAACTGCAATAATAACAATTTAATATTCAGactacatttttatgttgttttataatGCATCCCCAGttccaacagtttttttttcaagggatattattttatttaaggacGCACTAAATTGTTGCaacaacacaaaatgtctgtcaTTAATATCATATACCAATAATTCACTTTGACAACTGAAAGTTCTTGTGATGATTTCTACTTTTCATACCAAGTTgcttgttttgtatttgaattgtcctttatttacttttctgttcagttattttaaatttctcttttatgtTATGAAGTATGCAATATTATGTTGTTCAGAattttaacaaagtaaaaaaaattaagcagagATGATTTGTTCCTCCAGATCAGCAGACTCTTTTTGGCtctgaagcaaaaaataaaaaaaattccaaaaatcTTCTTTGATGATGACATTCTGGATCAAGTGGCTTAAAGGCTAACTCAGCATAACTGCTGCTGTTCTAATGAGTTGACTACAGAGCCGTAAGCACAGTCATAACTCTGTAAGCCGTATTGTTTAAAGGGATCGGCACGGAGCTGCAGTGTGACGAGGCGTTCAGCGGTCAGCTGGAGCAGCTGAGGGacgtgatgaagaggaggacgGAGCTGTACTCTGCCGAGGAGAAGGCTCTGATGGTGATGCTGGAaggagagcagcaggaggagcggAGGAGGGAGCAGGAGAGGCGATTCAGGAAGGAGAGGGAGCGGCAGCTGGAGAGGAAGCGTAGGGTGGACTCCATGTTGTTTGGAGGTAGCAGCTTTTCCAGCCTGGCTGTCAGATTCCTCCAGGTCGGCTCTGgatcttcatcctcctcctcctcctcctcatgaCTGTGTTTGTCTTGCAGATGAGCCTCCAGCTGACAGCGTCCTGCAGCCCTTCACCGACTACTATAGCCAGGCAGAGCACTCCCTGCAGGCGCTCAGACACATCAGGTTGGGCTGCACCAGGGCTGGACAAAGCCTTTTTAGGGCCCTAGGAAGATTTTCATCTGGGGCCCCCCACATTTGGTGTCAACACCACATTGATGCTTTATCAATGTGGTGTTGACCAGATGATAAAGCATCTGATCAACACCAGATGCTTTATCATTCCTACGCCACTCTGTATGTCCAGTGTTATTATGGCTATTGATTTTAACTTTACAAGAGtagcaaactgaaaaaaaaaggtgtgggCCCTAAGCAGACTCTTCAGGAGCCTTGCCTTGGACCTGCTCTGGTCTTTAGCCTCTAACTTTCGATGTAGAATGAATTAACTGGTTGGTTTGACTTTTTTGCTACCAAGATGACTGAACACCATCCAGTCATAGTGACACTGTTTTTTTAGTTCTCCATCAGCAGAAGTTGTGAGCTCTGTGTTGAGAGAAGGTCCTGATAAGGTGTGTTGATGTTTCAGGAGGGACTGGGACGTGTTCCTGGTGGCAGCAGATCATCCTGATGGATCCGGGGTTCCTCAGGGCTGGGTCCTGCCTGACTCCCCATCTGACCAGAACTGGGCCTCGGCCCTGCAGGCTGCTGATGCTGACGGCCTCTGACTCGCATCCAATCAGCTGGATCAGACAATTAACTCGCTTTTTAGTGAACACGTCTTCTTTAAAGATGGTATTTTCATTATGTGGATCCTAATTTAATGTTGCAGTCATCCTTGAAatgagtttggttttttttatacaccaaaatgtatattttggacatgtagtttgatatttttgtggAGGGGGAACATCCGGCGTAAAATGTCTGCCAATTCCATGTTCACTCAGCTGTGCATTGGGACACGCTGGTGACTTTGAGGCgatgtttcaaaacaacaatgttcattttcctttttgccAGTCTAtgcatttgaaaataaagctaaatgaaaacaatgtatttACCAGTTTGAGTCATGCCTAAGTGGAAGTAAACtctaaattttaaagtttttgcaaattaaaaataaaaaaattgaaccCTGGTGCTCAAAGTGGCTGGATTAGAAAGAGAGTTTTTGCTGGTTTTGAAACTGGCCTGCAGACCTGACTGGGAACAAGCCATTCTCCTCCTGTTGTATACATTTAACTAGGTTTCAGAAATTAATGTCTTTTTCTGGTAGaggtaacatttaattatgtaaaagttttagtttttagtaattaatttcagaattatGGCTGAAATCTTTTAATATGGTTCTACAGATTGTAGGATCCCATTGATGGCAGTTATTATTGAGTGTAGCTAGAAGTTTGTCACTACCCAAAACTTCCTCAACTTGGTTTCACGGCCACTaaagatcaaaggggaagtggtggaggaggtggaggattacaaatacctgggagttgtaatcggcaacagactggactggtcATCTAACACTGATGCTGTGTGCAGGAAGGGgttgagcagactctattttttaaggaagctgagatccttcaaagtgtgcagcaagatgttggagaaattttatcacagtgttgttgccggtgccatcttctttgctgctgtgtgttgaggaagcagcatcagagccagcgactctaatagactggacaaaatcatcaggaaagctggctctgtactgggactaaggctggagtccctggaaactgtggtggagaggaggacactgaagaaggttctgtctattatggacaataaacagcaccctctccaccacatagtggacagacagcggagcaccttctcacatagactgctccagctccgctgtcgtagggacagatacaggaaatccttcctgccacatgccatctcactgtacaataaaagctaaatcattgttctgcactaatcagtccgattttgcacaactgcactgtggcacactggctgtacatatatttacatatacatactgtatctgcatttttgaatctttgcaaggactgctctaagctgctttttatattgacagcatgttatattttatttttatttttattctgtctacaattgctactcagtggtggttgttgtgtgtcttgtctctatgctgtaactgcgaataatttccctgctgggatgaataaagtaattctattctattctatttatatTTGGACACTGTTGGGTGTTTCAATAGGATAATTACCTcaaacacacatccacacaggttttggatggatggattaaacTGCCTGATATCAGGTGAATGAAAGGGCCAAGATCTCAACCTTTGTTAAAATTCGTGACTTAATAGATTCATCAGTGCCAAGAAACCTACAAACCCACCAATTCAGTAATTCACATAAGACAGAAATCTGTAGAGAAAACAGAACAGCAAAACATAACATTACCATGAAGACCGACATCCTCGTCTGTGCACGTTGTTGGACTAAAGCAGGTACCACTTTCTGCCAGAAGGGGGCATTCTGTTATAAGTGTATTGGAACCCAGGCAGTGATACATTGCCTGGTACATTTCTGCCAGGCAGATGAGTTTCATCTATTTGAAGTGACTttgttaacaaaaatgtaaacttgtATGGAAATAAATGTGGTGCTCTAAGCTCGATGTgttttcaaatcttttaaaGAAGGTTTTATAGAGTTTACCATGTAATGTAATTTACCATGTAATtctaattaataaaatgaactaaGCCTTATAGTGCGAGCTCTGAGAGTGCCACAACGTTAGCAGTGCGGCAGAATGTTAGCAGACATGTTATGCTGTCTGATACTCGCTCTGTGCCAACTAATGGGGTTAACTGAGGTTAATGGATTAGAGGTTCAGCTGCTTCTGACAGAACCTGCAGACGGAGGCTTCACTCCAGCTTCACACAGCGTTTCACTGAGGCACAGATAACACAGGTAGGTTCCCTCTTCATGCTGGTTTTGGATCATGCGTTACTGATTATTTTCAAGGATTATTGTTACTATGAAATTTCTGTGTATAATCATCTTTTACGTCTATTTACTTTGcttgcttcagaataaaagctcaCAGGAACAAGATTTTAGAAAGTAATGTTACAAAACTTCTGAGTCTCAAAGTCTTGGAATACTTTAGCTGACTCTGTGTGCTATTGGTTGACAGAGGTAGAGAAATAAGTTCTTCCATCATATGACTGCTGaatctggaaaatatttttattttaagttaaacgCTGAGGCGAAGTGAAATGTTCCTTCATCAAAACCTGATGTTTCCTGGAAGTTTCCAAGAACCCTCAGTAGAATTACTGTAGAAAAGTACAGAAGTGTATCACTGCCAGTCAGACACTTTAGGATGAcagttatatttttataatgacATATGAAAATATATCCCTCTAAAAGATTACTACTTCTTAAAAAGGCAGAGATCTAAGTCTCATTCAAACAAGAACGTTTCTTGTTATAacgcagtggttcccaaagtgtggaagcggtatggatgaatgaaaagaaaacaaacaaaaaaacagttacacaaaagtgtttcactgtaaaggtggtttgtagtgtgttttgttgcaacctgaagtgtgaaataaacttcagaggagtttgaaaacaaaatatgtgtataggtttatctctggttgaacgatgtgtgtgcccagttgattttttttctttttaggggGGGATTTCATAGAGGgacccagaaaatctttgggaaccactggggggATAAAGGGCAGAAGAAAAACTTTGGGAATCACTGTTATAACTAGATGCTGCTCCTGATAGTTAAAAGATTCCATAGTAAAGCACTTTGTTGTGAAAAATAGTGGTGAGTATTTATCACGCCTTGCATAATGCTTGCTGGAAGAAcaaaaatttcattaaaacctatttgaaaaaaaatcatcaagaCGATAACACTATGTCTGGTGTTACAGTGTAGTGCTGTGTAAACGTGGTTAGTATCATGTAATGTTTTGTACAGacctttaaagaaaatcttgttCTGGTTTAGCTTTAAATAAGCTTCTTTATTAGCACCAGGATTTGCATGTCAAAGACAACACAATAAGCTCAAGAAACatgtttcctctgctgctgGAAGTCCTGCACCATCTGCTCTGGGTCTTATTCTCACTACAGCACATGTCTGATTAACGTTCAGTGGACAGAAGGAGCAGAAGCTGAGCATCTGCTCTGACGTCACTGCACATAAATACTTACGTGCAAAATGTTTATGTGGTTTACTCTCTAGTCACTGATACAATGCCGCAAACTTGCATAGTATCTAATAGGAGAGCACATGGCTTTTATTCTTCACCAAACCAATAAAGTATGAGTCAGTCAGGGTTCCTGggaaagaaaactgatttagaCCTCAGCTTTCCTCCATACTCTGGCATCTAGTAAACaactacacttttttttttccatctgttaaCCTGAACATCTCTGCTGAACTGAAAAATAACTTCTAAACACCTCTTTTAGGGACTTTAATATTTGCTCAAGCTGTAAACATCTATTTCCTTGGTAGAGTGAGGTTAGAGAGGTCATGTTTGCTTGGTCAGGAACAGATTGAACTCATCAGAATCCTCCCGGCTTTAAGGTTCACAACACAAGCAGAGCACAAGCTGCCTGTTTACAAAATATCTGCATATGGCCAAGCAAATCCCACACCCATcctataacacacacacacacacacacacacacacacacacacacccaaacacacccgcacacatgcacacacgcccacacacgcacacacatatgTTTGTTTCTCTATCTTTGCAGAAattttccattgacttccattcatttctacagcatAATCCTGATCCTGACACTGATCATTACCAGTACATGCTTAACCCTAAGCCTAACCAAATATCATTTCACACTTTagtcctaaccctaacccaaaaaacagaatttcCCCTCAATGTAATATGTGTTAGGAAAATAGTCCCTGcaatgtattaaataaataatacacacacaaacaaactgtTGAAATGGTGACAAGTGTTTTGGAGATATAGATTTAAAACAATGCCAGTTAACTGTGTTTACAAGATGGATGTACTTTTTACAtatcctgtgtgtgtgtgtgtgtgtgtgtctcagtgaACTGAGTAGGATGGAAGGTCTTCCACTGAAGATGCCCCAGGCCATCGTCTTACAAGAAGTCAAAGATAATGTCAAAGTGACAATGCCTGATTACCTCAGCATATTACGGGAAACAGTGGTACGGATGCTTTCTTTACTCTGTCTTTATGTGTTTCATATGTTTCTTTGTTCAGTGTTTCATGCAGCTCTGGGCATGCTAGAGAACAGAATTTTATCTAGCCTCTGAGGTAAATTTAGCTTACATGACATGGCCCATGTCATCAGAATGTGAACCAAATGTCAGTACATTTTACACTAAGAATGGATACAATTTTGCTGAACAATGAAAATATAGACAGAAGCCACATGATTTCCCTTAATGGGGTTAACAAAAAGTAAgtcaattttaaaagtttttagcTCCAGTAAAGCAGGTAGTAAAAGGTTGCATATTGTTTCCTGATATTAC
This genomic stretch from Xiphophorus hellerii strain 12219 chromosome 4, Xiphophorus_hellerii-4.1, whole genome shotgun sequence harbors:
- the pdcd7 gene encoding programmed cell death protein 7; the protein is MDGSYQHGQADAPQHHVFGGGIQQPASELPNHTAPPWIPPTANFPAPPPGGAGFGTSRFPLPYGYDPYVPPPNFVCPPPGHFPGMAPPAPGNTLRSPGVPTFQAASQQLGAAPFRIDCGLRQREDYRDGGLPYRGSSGPTQPHPLQRDSSWETAAHPEDEEELQRRQDRQWLTRFLQSRGGPPDTPQEQRSDLGSVPVIKEALYGTARLLSRLKELCLSLQHNLHSDSGWSESYQMALHVKREVQAKVQKLTDSQSLDLLKIKVARIEKRRARRLRAKKDRQVEQLLAEELSTEKEASIDKWRMRQIQKVEEKKKEQELKLSADAVLCEVRRKQADVKRMQDIMRSLEKLRRLRKEAASRKGIGTELQCDEAFSGQLEQLRDVMKRRTELYSAEEKALMVMLEGEQQEERRREQERRFRKERERQLERKRRVDSMLFGDEPPADSVLQPFTDYYSQAEHSLQALRHIRRDWDVFLVAADHPDGSGVPQGWVLPDSPSDQNWASALQAADADGL